The following coding sequences lie in one Pseudoalteromonas sp. Scap06 genomic window:
- a CDS encoding PilZ domain-containing protein — MSNQPDTKRSYKRWNLNLKDNYEPESVQLGGVGVQLLRRCFIDISLCHGVAKDISVGGVGLLVPAEKTIPNKIIVVFDKTNRLAGKVMYRRAVSEKLMFLGVEWISKNERLRSDIVNRLQLQAQLKKAKKTSIS; from the coding sequence ATGAGTAACCAACCAGACACTAAACGAAGTTACAAAAGATGGAACTTAAACCTCAAAGATAATTACGAGCCTGAGTCAGTTCAGCTTGGCGGAGTAGGCGTGCAGTTATTACGCCGTTGTTTTATTGATATTTCACTATGCCATGGTGTGGCAAAAGATATTAGCGTGGGCGGTGTGGGTTTATTAGTGCCTGCTGAAAAGACGATCCCCAATAAAATTATTGTGGTGTTTGATAAAACTAATCGATTGGCAGGCAAGGTGATGTATCGTCGTGCAGTGAGTGAAAAATTAATGTTTTTAGGGGTTGAGTGGATAAGCAAAAATGAGCGCTTACGCAGCGATATTGTTAATCGTTTACAGTTACAAGCCCAATTGAAAAAAGCCAAAAAGACGAGCATAAGCTGA
- a CDS encoding FliM/FliN family flagellar motor switch protein, which produces MSKTLNAKTKLIKAKNSEHITPFALTLEQRAYEQAQQKAAHINVNIRKTLELELAQLFNDSRFDVEISPCSHSVINSWFKESPRIFLACPLFAPTQGEAYLALDYQSAYKTADLCLGGQFNNVNSTEQVSDEVNNELSSTESRICGRLLQRQVQGIQGLLFRERSALLGEIQKSHTLPEALQYLAFKVRFILENQVISWFLWLPISFFCAADSEQDFANSNTLNTDMWAQFAVQGQIEMAKKKVTLKQLKACVAGGVLPIELNEAALFNLGHKQIFKGQVVEQETGLAFQITQLSNNTTSN; this is translated from the coding sequence ATGAGTAAAACGTTAAACGCTAAAACAAAGCTAATTAAAGCGAAAAATTCTGAGCATATTACTCCATTTGCACTCACGCTTGAGCAAAGAGCATATGAACAAGCACAACAAAAAGCAGCGCACATAAACGTTAATATTCGTAAAACTTTGGAGTTAGAGCTAGCCCAATTGTTTAACGACAGCCGTTTTGATGTCGAAATTTCGCCTTGTTCGCATTCGGTTATTAACAGTTGGTTTAAAGAATCCCCAAGGATATTTCTTGCCTGTCCTTTATTTGCGCCTACTCAAGGTGAGGCCTATTTAGCGCTTGATTATCAAAGTGCATATAAAACAGCGGATTTATGCTTAGGTGGGCAATTTAATAATGTTAACAGCACAGAGCAAGTCTCTGACGAGGTGAATAACGAATTAAGCTCAACAGAAAGCCGTATTTGTGGTCGTTTACTACAGCGCCAAGTGCAGGGCATTCAAGGCTTATTATTTAGAGAACGCTCAGCGTTATTAGGTGAGATACAAAAATCTCATACCTTACCTGAAGCATTACAATACTTAGCCTTTAAAGTGCGGTTTATATTAGAAAACCAAGTAATAAGTTGGTTTTTATGGCTGCCAATTAGCTTTTTTTGCGCAGCTGATAGCGAGCAAGATTTTGCAAATAGTAACACACTCAATACTGATATGTGGGCACAGTTTGCGGTGCAAGGTCAGATTGAAATGGCAAAGAAAAAAGTCACTTTAAAGCAATTAAAAGCTTGTGTGGCCGGCGGTGTATTACCCATTGAACTTAACGAAGCAGCGCTATTTAACCTAGGCCATAAACAAATATTTAAAGGCCAAGTCGTTGAGCAAGAGACTGGCTTAGCATTTCAAATTACACAATTATCAAATAATACAACGAGTAACTAA
- a CDS encoding FliM/FliN family flagellar motor switch protein: MNENLDSALAGLELDAFDGFDDKSADKTNEGNMSFFQDVPLLVTLEVASTEITLGELSQAKEGDVLKLDKVAGEALDVKVNGVFFAKAEVVMVEGQYGLKFAQTDTAKDQ, encoded by the coding sequence ATGAACGAGAACCTTGATAGCGCCTTAGCGGGCTTAGAGCTTGATGCTTTTGATGGATTTGATGACAAATCTGCTGATAAAACTAATGAAGGGAATATGTCATTTTTTCAAGATGTTCCTTTACTCGTCACTCTTGAAGTAGCAAGTACTGAAATTACCTTAGGCGAGCTTAGTCAAGCCAAAGAAGGCGATGTGCTTAAGCTAGACAAAGTAGCTGGTGAAGCGCTTGATGTAAAAGTGAATGGGGTATTTTTTGCTAAAGCAGAAGTGGTAATGGTTGAAGGGCAGTATGGTTTGAAATTTGCTCAAACAGATACCGCAAAGGATCAGTAA
- the fliP gene encoding flagellar type III secretion system pore protein FliP (The bacterial flagellar biogenesis protein FliP forms a type III secretion system (T3SS)-type pore required for flagellar assembly.) has product MNKRVIFKVSLLLIMLFLPSWLNAEELTLFSLKDTADGQDYSVKLQILLLMTVLSLLPALLMVLTSFTRIIIVLAILRQAMGLQQSPPNKILIGISLMLTMLIMRPVWQDIYQNAYTPFQQQTIGLEEALLTAEKPLRAFMLRQTRESELRQVLLIANEPTTLTAQEIPFEVLMPAFVLSELTTAFQIGFMLFIPFLIIDLVVSSVLMSMGMMMLSPLIISLPFKLMVFVLADGWSMIAGTLAATFGMSP; this is encoded by the coding sequence ATGAATAAACGCGTAATTTTTAAAGTTAGCCTACTGTTAATCATGTTGTTTTTACCAAGCTGGCTAAATGCAGAAGAACTTACGCTGTTTTCTCTAAAAGATACGGCCGACGGACAAGACTACAGCGTTAAACTGCAAATACTCTTATTAATGACGGTATTGAGTTTATTGCCTGCGCTACTGATGGTTTTAACGTCGTTTACCAGAATCATCATTGTATTGGCGATTTTGCGCCAAGCTATGGGGTTACAACAAAGCCCGCCGAATAAAATTTTAATTGGCATCTCACTGATGCTCACTATGTTGATTATGCGACCAGTTTGGCAAGACATTTATCAAAACGCGTATACGCCTTTTCAGCAGCAAACCATAGGATTAGAGGAAGCTTTACTCACCGCAGAAAAGCCTTTGCGTGCTTTTATGCTCAGACAAACTCGCGAAAGTGAATTACGCCAAGTGTTATTAATAGCCAATGAGCCAACCACTCTCACCGCGCAAGAGATTCCGTTTGAAGTGTTAATGCCTGCGTTTGTATTAAGTGAGCTCACAACGGCCTTTCAAATTGGCTTTATGTTATTTATTCCTTTTTTAATCATTGATTTAGTTGTTAGTAGTGTGCTGATGTCTATGGGTATGATGATGCTATCACCGCTGATCATCAGCTTACCGTTTAAGCTCATGGTATTTGTACTTGCCGATGGCTGGTCAATGATAGCAGGTACGCTGGCAGCAACATTTGGAATGTCACCATGA
- a CDS encoding flagellar biosynthetic protein FliQ has product MTPEMSVELISSAVYTIIKLILVLIVPGLILGIVVAIIQGATSIQEQTLTFLPRMLLTLLMVVFAGHWMLQIMIDWFDKLKFMLPGVFG; this is encoded by the coding sequence ATGACCCCAGAAATGTCGGTAGAGCTTATTTCAAGCGCAGTTTACACCATCATAAAACTGATTTTAGTCTTAATTGTGCCGGGTTTAATACTTGGTATTGTGGTGGCTATTATTCAAGGTGCGACCTCTATTCAAGAGCAAACCCTAACGTTCTTACCGCGTATGTTATTAACCTTATTAATGGTGGTATTTGCGGGACATTGGATGCTACAAATTATGATTGATTGGTTTGATAAGCTCAAATTTATGTTACCTGGGGTATTTGGTTGA
- the fliR gene encoding flagellar biosynthetic protein FliR, which yields MSSLLSLTSTDLVSWMGTLWWPFVRFSALLWSMPVFDNPAVTPRSRILVSMMLAFLVAPQLPLAPAIDLFSLDAAILTFEQIIFGVMMGLSLRILFEVMAMIGLILSMQMGLSMALVMDPGSGNQVALLGQLFWIMCALLFFAADGHLITLQVMVESFHSFPIGRSIYEFDIQAIIMLFAWMFSSALLLSLPGIVAMLLVNLTFGVASRAAPSLNIFVLGFPMSLLMGFFCVFMTLEYTGSAFSRLTYHVLTTFAQAMR from the coding sequence TTGAGCTCATTACTCTCTTTAACGTCTACTGATTTAGTTAGCTGGATGGGCACGCTTTGGTGGCCATTTGTACGTTTTTCTGCACTTTTATGGTCTATGCCGGTATTTGACAATCCGGCGGTAACGCCACGCTCTCGTATTTTAGTGTCTATGATGTTGGCTTTTTTAGTTGCTCCGCAGTTACCACTTGCACCTGCTATTGACTTGTTTTCTTTAGATGCCGCCATCTTAACCTTCGAACAAATTATTTTTGGGGTAATGATGGGGTTATCGCTGCGTATTTTGTTTGAAGTAATGGCAATGATAGGGCTGATCTTATCCATGCAGATGGGCTTATCAATGGCGCTTGTTATGGACCCCGGCAGTGGTAACCAAGTGGCATTATTGGGACAGTTATTTTGGATTATGTGTGCATTACTGTTTTTTGCCGCAGATGGTCACTTAATAACTTTGCAGGTTATGGTAGAGAGCTTTCATAGCTTTCCGATTGGTCGCAGTATTTATGAGTTTGATATTCAGGCGATTATTATGTTGTTTGCGTGGATGTTTTCCTCTGCATTATTGCTGTCGCTACCAGGGATAGTCGCCATGTTATTGGTTAACTTAACTTTTGGTGTAGCAAGTAGGGCGGCGCCGTCATTAAATATTTTTGTATTGGGTTTCCCTATGTCGCTATTGATGGGGTTTTTCTGCGTATTTATGACCTTAGAGTACACAGGAAGTGCGTTTTCAAGGCTAACGTATCATGTGCTAACAACCTTTGCACAAGCGATGAGGTAG
- the flhB gene encoding flagellar biosynthesis protein FlhB: MSENSSQEKTEQPTEKRLKKAKEDGQVARSKELNTAILLMVSIAGLLWFANLFYSLFVNLMNSTMVLDHSIINNKKMMPIALGDAIMNMLSTLTPFLLLSFCAMWITGCLPGGFVFSKKLVALKMSKLNPLTGLGKMFGKQSLVELLKSILKITLLAICLYTFLTKLWMQLMVLQNLDIKVAIGQGIELLFLSLMITVTLLLFIAVIDVPFQQKQIADKIKMTHQEVKEERKSSDGSPEIKNKIRQIQYQQSNRKIEERVPTADVIVTNPTHYAVAIKYSEEAAKAPYVVAKGVDEMALRIREVARMNNKEIIEIPALARAIYFSTRVDQEVPNGLYSAVAYVLTYVLQLKAYKQGRGQAPAALPELTIPKNLQKP, from the coding sequence ATGTCTGAAAATAGCTCGCAAGAAAAAACAGAACAACCCACAGAGAAACGGCTAAAAAAAGCCAAAGAAGACGGCCAAGTCGCGCGCTCAAAAGAGCTCAATACCGCTATTTTATTAATGGTTAGTATTGCTGGGTTATTGTGGTTTGCCAATTTATTTTACAGCTTATTTGTAAACTTAATGAACAGTACTATGGTGCTGGATCACTCTATTATTAATAATAAAAAAATGATGCCCATCGCGTTGGGTGACGCCATTATGAATATGCTATCGACTCTCACGCCGTTTTTATTATTAAGCTTTTGCGCAATGTGGATCACTGGGTGTTTACCTGGTGGGTTTGTGTTTTCAAAAAAACTCGTGGCGCTAAAAATGAGCAAGCTCAACCCACTAACCGGGTTAGGCAAAATGTTTGGTAAACAGTCGTTAGTAGAGCTACTTAAATCAATACTAAAAATAACCTTACTGGCGATTTGCTTATATACCTTTTTAACTAAGCTGTGGATGCAGCTGATGGTATTACAAAACTTAGATATAAAAGTGGCGATAGGCCAAGGCATTGAGTTGTTATTTTTATCGTTAATGATCACGGTAACTTTACTACTTTTTATTGCAGTTATTGATGTGCCTTTTCAGCAAAAACAGATTGCTGATAAAATAAAAATGACCCACCAAGAAGTAAAAGAAGAGCGTAAATCTTCAGATGGTAGCCCTGAGATAAAAAATAAAATTCGGCAAATACAATATCAGCAATCGAATAGAAAAATTGAAGAGCGTGTTCCCACTGCTGATGTGATTGTCACTAATCCTACTCATTATGCTGTGGCAATAAAGTACAGTGAAGAAGCGGCTAAAGCCCCTTATGTTGTCGCTAAAGGCGTAGATGAAATGGCGCTGAGAATACGCGAAGTCGCCCGCATGAATAACAAAGAAATTATAGAGATCCCCGCATTAGCACGGGCTATTTACTTTTCGACTCGGGTCGACCAAGAAGTGCCCAACGGCTTATACAGTGCGGTTGCCTATGTACTGACCTATGTATTGCAATTAAAAGCATACAAGCAAGGGCGAGGACAAGCACCCGCCGCATTGCCTGAATTAACAATCCCTAAAAACTTACAGAAACCTTAG
- the flhA gene encoding flagellar biosynthesis protein FlhA, whose translation MNWRSFTQPYTAIPILLLAVLSMVILPLPGWLLDALFTFNIVLSVIVLLVAVSTKKPLDFSVFPTILLVATLMRLTLNIASTRVVLLHGHEGSDVAGRVIQAFGEVVIGGNYVVGIVVFVILMVINFVVITKGGERISEVAARFTLDAMPGKQMAIDADLNAGLIGPEQAKERRSTIAQEADFYGSMDGASKFVRGDAIAGLIILVINLLGGVSIGAFQHGLSLAEAFQRFALLTIGDGLVAQIPSLLLAVAAAIIVTRMNDEGDVSEAVGKQLLASPRVIFTAALIMVTLGIVPGMPTVAFLGFAAPLFYVAWRLQRSLPDNSLIEAEQMTDTILSEQQANLEWGDISHVDKLSVELGFRLVYLADKDKGEELVKTLRGVRKNLSEQLGFLLPEIRIKDNLKLNPQEYKVNLAGVPVASANVNAKELLALNTGDVYGSLDGELTTDPAYGLEAVWIKDDSKTQALNMGYSVVDLGTIIATHTGKVIKEHLDELFSYEDVQKLNERLKEISPSLAETFEKALPTNLQLKVIRLLLKEHISIKDIVTIAGTLIDSVEVTKDPILLVSDVRCALQKVLVKQVMGNRDELSAYSLDEKLESTLQSSLDQAMQAGKVVLDSFAVDPNLLGQFQRTMPMIVEDMKSRGVTPTLIVVPQLRPLLARYAKTFTKGSLVVLSYNEIPDTIRVDILGSLG comes from the coding sequence TTGAACTGGCGCAGTTTTACTCAACCTTATACCGCTATTCCTATTTTGCTGTTAGCTGTTTTGTCGATGGTTATTTTGCCATTACCAGGATGGTTATTAGATGCATTATTTACCTTCAACATTGTATTGTCGGTGATTGTATTGTTGGTCGCTGTGTCTACTAAAAAGCCACTCGATTTTTCTGTATTTCCGACTATTTTGTTAGTCGCTACCTTGATGCGTTTAACCCTAAATATTGCCTCAACACGTGTGGTGTTACTGCATGGCCATGAAGGCTCAGATGTGGCAGGTCGCGTTATTCAGGCCTTTGGTGAAGTGGTTATAGGCGGTAACTACGTCGTTGGTATTGTGGTGTTTGTTATTTTAATGGTGATTAACTTTGTGGTTATTACCAAAGGCGGTGAGCGTATTTCTGAGGTGGCTGCACGCTTTACTCTAGATGCCATGCCCGGTAAACAAATGGCAATTGACGCCGATTTAAATGCCGGATTAATTGGCCCTGAGCAAGCAAAAGAGCGACGCAGTACTATAGCCCAAGAGGCCGATTTTTATGGCTCTATGGATGGCGCCTCTAAGTTTGTGCGCGGTGATGCCATTGCCGGTTTAATTATATTAGTGATCAACCTGTTGGGCGGTGTATCAATAGGTGCTTTCCAACATGGTTTAAGTTTAGCCGAAGCGTTCCAACGTTTTGCGCTGTTAACTATAGGTGATGGCTTAGTTGCGCAAATTCCTTCGTTATTACTCGCGGTTGCTGCGGCAATTATTGTTACGCGTATGAACGATGAAGGCGATGTAAGTGAAGCAGTAGGTAAGCAGTTACTTGCCTCTCCGCGTGTTATTTTTACTGCTGCATTAATTATGGTTACGCTTGGTATTGTGCCAGGTATGCCCACTGTCGCCTTTTTAGGGTTTGCCGCGCCATTATTTTATGTTGCTTGGCGATTACAACGCTCTCTCCCCGATAACTCTTTAATTGAAGCCGAACAAATGACCGACACCATTTTAAGTGAGCAACAGGCTAACTTAGAATGGGGAGATATTTCTCATGTTGATAAGTTGTCGGTTGAGCTTGGCTTTCGTTTGGTTTATTTGGCCGATAAAGACAAAGGGGAAGAGCTGGTAAAAACCTTAAGAGGTGTGCGTAAAAATCTTTCTGAGCAACTTGGATTTTTATTACCGGAGATCAGAATAAAAGATAACCTAAAATTAAATCCACAAGAATACAAAGTAAACTTAGCCGGTGTGCCTGTTGCAAGTGCTAATGTAAACGCCAAAGAGTTACTCGCGTTAAATACCGGTGATGTATACGGCAGCTTAGATGGTGAATTAACCACTGATCCTGCTTATGGGCTTGAGGCCGTTTGGATAAAAGATGACAGCAAAACCCAAGCATTAAATATGGGTTACTCTGTGGTTGATTTAGGCACCATTATTGCTACTCATACCGGCAAAGTGATCAAAGAACATTTAGATGAGTTATTTAGTTATGAAGACGTACAAAAGCTAAATGAACGGCTAAAAGAAATCTCACCTAGCTTAGCCGAAACCTTCGAAAAAGCATTACCGACTAATTTACAGCTAAAAGTGATTCGTTTACTACTAAAAGAACACATAAGTATTAAAGACATAGTCACTATTGCCGGCACATTAATAGACAGCGTAGAGGTAACTAAAGATCCAATTTTGCTGGTTTCAGACGTACGCTGTGCACTGCAAAAAGTATTGGTAAAACAGGTGATGGGTAATCGTGATGAACTCAGTGCTTACAGCCTAGATGAAAAGCTAGAAAGCACTTTACAAAGCTCACTTGATCAAGCCATGCAGGCGGGCAAAGTAGTACTAGATAGTTTTGCGGTAGATCCTAATTTACTGGGGCAATTTCAACGCACCATGCCGATGATAGTCGAAGACATGAAATCAAGAGGTGTAACACCAACATTAATTGTGGTTCCACAGCTAAGACCGCTGCTGGCACGTTATGCTAAAACTTTTACTAAAGGCAGCTTAGTCGTTCTTTCTTATAATGAAATTCCAGATACTATCCGCGTAGATATACTCGGTTCGTTAGGATAA
- a CDS encoding OmpA family protein: MNRLTQLIKFALPCVVFVLPQGHASEQNLVQSYENSTWSVSSNPFACSLKQRFDNYALLEVKSVPAQQQQLVFTWLLQDKPIKSLHVLSRKADWQPANTVLTPLNFMSKDIKDNEIQFSADMTPLLRVIKQGGWLDSIINFGDEQLRLTFTNTHSDKIVADYQQCLASLSPLSWEQARDHQLQFASGQRTVTTAKDLKFLKDLVRYISLDSRVSKVLVDGHTDNTGSPLSNRLLSKERADDVAARLIEFGLPKDMLEVRAHGQRYPIIKNSEQGASSNRRVLVRLFRHSS; the protein is encoded by the coding sequence ATGAATAGATTAACTCAGCTTATTAAATTTGCATTGCCCTGTGTTGTGTTTGTGTTGCCGCAGGGGCACGCATCAGAGCAAAATCTGGTGCAAAGCTACGAAAACTCCACCTGGTCAGTCAGTAGCAACCCGTTTGCTTGCTCTCTCAAGCAGCGCTTTGATAATTATGCGCTACTTGAAGTGAAATCAGTACCTGCACAACAGCAACAACTTGTATTTACTTGGCTTTTACAAGATAAACCGATAAAAAGTTTGCATGTTCTCTCTCGTAAAGCCGATTGGCAGCCAGCAAATACAGTTCTCACGCCGTTAAACTTTATGTCTAAAGATATTAAAGACAATGAAATACAATTTTCTGCAGATATGACCCCATTACTTCGCGTTATTAAGCAGGGCGGTTGGTTAGACAGCATTATAAACTTTGGTGATGAACAACTTCGCCTTACCTTTACTAATACCCATAGCGATAAAATAGTTGCAGATTATCAGCAGTGTTTAGCTAGTTTATCTCCGCTTTCTTGGGAGCAAGCACGCGACCATCAATTACAGTTTGCTAGTGGGCAGCGCACAGTAACAACGGCTAAAGATCTTAAATTTTTAAAAGATTTAGTGCGTTACATCTCTTTAGACAGCCGTGTAAGTAAAGTACTGGTTGATGGCCACACGGATAATACGGGCTCGCCGCTATCAAATCGGCTGCTTTCAAAAGAAAGAGCAGATGACGTTGCTGCCAGACTCATTGAATTTGGTTTACCAAAAGACATGTTAGAAGTAAGAGCGCATGGTCAACGTTATCCCATTATAAAAAATTCAGAGCAGGGCGCATCGTCTAATCGCCGTGTTTTAGTTCGTCTTTTCCGACACTCAAGTTAA
- a CDS encoding sigma-54 dependent transcriptional regulator: MSQRYLLWISEQQPTSEIQQVVFAENFKFLHTNSISDAVSHCLTSKPELVFVDADTQQLELVELVKLLRKTCPTSQIVTLVDSSQSEIASKTINAGGAVDYLLKPFFAEQLKKTIRNTDSMKHGFEDLIAASTKSQQVLRLANRAAQTAAGVLITGESGTGKEKLAHFIHKASERRDKPFIAVNCAAIPENMLEAMLFGFNKGAFTGAVNAQPGKFELANGGTILLDEITELPLELQAKLLRVLQEREVERLGSHQKISLDIRIIAASNRVLREQVEQGAFREDLFYRLDVLPLSWPALRDRIDDIIPLAHHFIKKYGSSEFHISKQAEDVMLCYNWPGNVREIENVIQRALVMARGVEIQVEDLNLPACSPVAVDFCASQLKENKKQAEFDYIYSLLSRFKGHRTQTAQALGVTTRALRYKIAAMRECGIDIDAIA; encoded by the coding sequence ATGAGTCAAAGATACCTTTTATGGATCAGTGAACAACAGCCAACGTCTGAAATTCAGCAGGTTGTATTTGCCGAAAACTTTAAGTTTCTGCATACAAACTCCATCAGCGATGCGGTTAGTCACTGCCTTACCAGTAAGCCAGAGCTTGTGTTTGTTGATGCAGATACTCAACAGCTCGAACTGGTTGAATTAGTAAAATTACTGCGTAAGACATGCCCCACTTCGCAAATTGTGACGTTAGTCGATTCTTCACAAAGTGAAATTGCTTCAAAAACAATTAATGCCGGTGGCGCAGTTGATTATTTATTAAAACCTTTCTTTGCAGAACAGCTTAAAAAAACAATCAGAAACACTGATTCAATGAAGCATGGGTTTGAAGATTTAATCGCTGCTTCAACTAAGTCACAGCAAGTACTTCGTTTGGCTAATCGCGCAGCTCAAACCGCCGCAGGGGTGTTGATCACCGGCGAATCGGGAACAGGTAAAGAGAAGTTAGCGCACTTTATTCATAAAGCTTCAGAGCGTAGAGATAAGCCATTTATTGCGGTTAACTGTGCCGCTATTCCTGAAAATATGCTTGAAGCCATGTTATTTGGTTTTAATAAAGGCGCGTTTACCGGCGCGGTGAATGCTCAGCCAGGTAAATTTGAGCTGGCCAATGGCGGTACTATTTTACTTGATGAAATTACTGAGCTGCCATTGGAACTTCAAGCTAAATTACTGCGCGTATTACAAGAGCGAGAAGTTGAAAGACTCGGCAGTCATCAAAAAATAAGTTTAGACATTCGCATTATTGCCGCCTCTAACCGCGTATTGCGTGAACAAGTTGAGCAAGGCGCTTTTCGTGAAGACTTATTTTATCGATTAGATGTATTACCGCTTAGTTGGCCTGCACTTCGGGATCGTATTGATGACATCATCCCATTGGCACATCACTTTATAAAAAAATACGGCAGCTCTGAATTCCACATTAGCAAGCAAGCCGAAGATGTGATGCTTTGTTACAACTGGCCGGGCAATGTACGAGAAATTGAAAACGTAATCCAACGAGCTTTAGTGATGGCCAGAGGCGTTGAAATTCAGGTTGAAGATTTAAATTTACCAGCATGCTCACCAGTGGCAGTCGATTTCTGTGCTTCTCAGTTAAAAGAGAATAAAAAGCAGGCGGAGTTTGATTATATATACAGTTTATTGAGTCGATTTAAAGGGCATCGCACCCAAACTGCACAGGCGCTTGGCGTAACTACCCGAGCATTAAGATACAAAATTGCCGCTATGCGTGAATGCGGTATTGATATTGATGCAATTGCATAA
- a CDS encoding flagellar hook-basal body complex protein FliE, translated as MSPIESQQMMLGKMMDMQKIAGPESIEPAAISNQNVNISEDFKHVIRSINAQQNIAGEMVKAVDTGESEDVVGAMIASQKAGLSFSMLMEMRNKVLNGIDDVMRMSL; from the coding sequence ATGTCGCCAATTGAAAGTCAACAAATGATGCTGGGCAAAATGATGGACATGCAAAAAATTGCAGGTCCAGAGAGTATAGAGCCGGCTGCTATCAGTAATCAAAATGTAAATATTAGTGAAGATTTTAAGCATGTTATTCGCTCTATCAACGCCCAACAAAATATTGCCGGTGAGATGGTTAAAGCCGTTGATACTGGTGAAAGTGAAGATGTGGTAGGCGCAATGATCGCTAGTCAAAAAGCGGGGCTTAGTTTTTCTATGCTGATGGAAATGCGCAATAAAGTGCTCAATGGCATTGATGATGTCATGCGCATGTCACTGTAG